The DNA segment TAAAACATCTTCCACTCCCGTTTGTGCACTGTTACCCACTGAAAATATGCTGTTGAATTTGAGACCTAAGCCAACGCCGGTTTCTAAAATAAATACAGCGGTGGCTCCTGAGCCAGATATGAAATCCGCTCCGCTGGGATCCAGCATCGGAATGGGTTCTGTGAAGATGCTATGATGATGATGGTTGATGACTCCAATGCAATTAGGCCCAATTAAACAACCTCCAGCTTTGTTGACGAGTTCAACAATCTCTCTTTCATATTGGGCTCCTTGCTCATTCTCTTCTCCAAACCCAGCAGAGATAATGATGAATGCTTTTGTGTCTTTTTTCTGAATGAGCTCTTTTACTATGGCAGGACAAAATTTTGCCGGGATCGCAATCACTGCCAAGTCTACTTCTGTAGGAAGTTCTTTGATTTCTTTACATGATTTTACGCCCTGAACAAGGTCTTGTTTAGGGTTGAGAACAAATATTTCGCCTCGGTAACACTCCAGGATATTATGAAGAATTTTCCCACCGGGTTTCTGTAAATCATTAGATCCTCCAACCACAACTATGCTTTGGGGATTAATTAATTGTTCGTTAATCATAATAGAATCAGTATTAATTTTCGTTTCCTCCTACGAAATTGATTTTAAGCGTTGACCAAAATTGACTATTTTTTTGTTGGTTAACAATGAATAAAATCAGTCTTGTGGTTTTCATCTTTCATTTAGGGTATTATCAATTTGCGTTGAGATAACGCAAAGGGAGCTTTCGGTCTCTAATCTACTTTTAATGGTATTAGATGCTAGTATTTTATTAATTTTGCACACTTACCAGGATGAATCCATAGAGGTATACATTGATTTCTATAACTCCATAACTTTAACTTGTCTTTGTTTGGTAAGTTTTAAAACGAATAACATGACTATTCAAGATATACTCCAGAAAGAAGAGCTTGATACAAAGGATATTGCAACTCTATTGCAAACAGAAGGAGACGAACAAAAATTATTGTTTGCAAAGGCACAGGAGGTGCAACTCGAATATGTTGGTAGAAAGGTGTTTTATCGCGGTTTGGTGGAGTTTTCTAACGTGTGTGCTAAAAACTGCTTTTACTGTGGCATCAGAAAAGATAATAAGGAGGTGGTGCGGTATCATTTAGAGGATAAACAGGTGCTGGAAGCTGCTCGTTTTGCTTATGAGAATAATTATGCTTCTATTGTGCTGCAAGCCGGTGAACGGAGTGATGATTTTTTTGTGGATAGGGTGGATCGTTTATTAAAAGATATTAAGGTGTTGAGCAATGGTGAATTGGGAATAACTGTCTCGTTGGGCGAGCAGAGTGATCAAACTTACCAAAGGTGGTTCGATAGTGGCGCACATCGTTACCTATTACGAATAGAATCGTCCAATAAAGTATTGTATAATCAAATTCATCCAGATAACGATGCCCATGATTTTGAAAATCGAGTGCGTTGTTTGCACAGCTTAAAAAAAATAGGCTACCAAACAGGTACAGGTGTTATGGTGGGACTGCCTTGGCAAACGTATGATGATTTGGCGCGCGACTTACTTTTTATGAGAGATTTTGATATTGATATGTGCGGTATGGGGCCTTATATAGAACATCATCAAACACCATTGTTTCAAAATAGAGCGCAGCTGTGGCCTATAGAAACGCGTTTTTCTGTTACCTTAAATATGATAGCTGTGTTGCGTATATTAATGAAAGATATCAATATTGCAGCAGCAACTGCCCTGCAGGCCATTGACCCTATGGGAAGAGAAAAGGCCTTACGGATAGGAGCCAATGTCATCATGCCTAATGTTACACCAACCTTGCATCGTAAAGATTACCTGTTATACGAAAATAAACCTTGTGCTGATGAAGGAGCTGAAGATTGTAGCAATTGTTTAAGTATGCGTATCGAATTGGCAGATCGCGAAGTTGGCTATGGAGAGTGGGGTGATTCAAAGCATTTTATGAACAGAAAAGACTGAGGTGTGGAAGTGATTTCTACAAGCTTGTCAAGGACTAATTGCCTGTGTTGACTGGACCATCTCAACCAAATAGTGTTTGAATTGTTTAAAATTGAAATTCGGTATTGACATCAAATATGAAAAAACGAAGGTGTATAAATGGAGTAAAATCAAAAATAAAATGATATTTTGGACATCTTATGATCGTTACGCTATAAAATATTTAAAATGAAAAAACCTCAAAACCACATACTTGTTATTTTTGGCGCTTCGGGCGACCTGACTTTTAGAAAATTAGTACCTGCGGTATTTGATTTATTTACCCAAAATGTATTGCCGGAACACTTTGCCATATTAGGATTGGGAAGAACTCAGCTGAGTGATGATGACTTTAGAAGCAAAATGAAGGAGGGGATCGAGAAATTTGCGCTAAATCATAAAAATATGGCCCAAAATGATGCGCTTGATCATTTCCTTCAAAAGCTTTTTTATCACGGTTTTAATACCAAAGAGGAGGGTGATTATGGAGGATTAAAAGACCGACTTTTTGAATTGGATGGACAATTGGGTACCGATGAAAATTTTATCTTTTATCTGGCTACTCCTCCGAGTATGTATACTGTTATCCCTTGTCACTTGGCCAAGCACGGATTGAGTAATGAAGAAAAAGGATTTAGAAGGTTAATTGTTGAAAAACCTTTTGGTTATGATTTGGAAACCGCGAAGGAATTAAATGCCAGTTTGCTTAACAATTTTGATGAAGAGCAGATTTATCGGATTGACCATTATTTGGGAAAAGAAATAGTTCAGAATTTATTGGTGACGCGTTTTTCAAATGCGATTTATGAACCGCTCTGGAATAGGAACTATGTGAGTCATGTGGAAATTACTTCTTCTGAAAGTATTGGTGTTGGTAACAGAGGTGGTTATTATGAGGGATCGGGGGCTTTGCGCGATATGGTGCAGAATCACCTATTGCTTTTGGCAGGACTGGTGGGTATGGAGCCTCCTGCTTTGATTGACTCCAATAGTATTCGAAATGAGATTGTTAAAGTGTTACAGTCGCTGCGCCCCATTAAAGAGGAAGATGTTGAAAAATACGTTATACGCGGGCAGTACGTGGGCTCTACTGTAAAAGGCCAAAAGGTAAACGGCTATCGGGATGAAAATGGGGTTGACCCTGAATCTAGAACAGAGACCTATGTGGCCATGAAATTTTTCATCGATAATATGCGGTGGGGTGGTGTGCCTTTTTATATTCGAACAGGTAAGATGTTGCCCACCAGGGTAACCGAAGTGGTGATTCACTTTAAACCTACACCGCATCATTTATTTGCTAGTAATACTTCTGTTTTACAGCAACAAAATCAATTGGTTATTCGGATTCAACCGGATGAAGGATTGCTGTTGAAATTTGGTATGAAGGTGCCGGGAGCAGGTTTTAATGTGCAGAATGTAAATATGGATTTTCATTATTCTGATTTGGCAGATGCTTATTTACCAAGTGCATACGAACGCTTGCTCCATGATTGTATGTTGGGAGATTCTACGCTTTACTCCAGAGGTGATGCCGTTGAGGCTGCATGGGCTTTTGTAAGACCTATTCAGCAGGCCTGGAAAAATAACAAGGATATTAAAGTGCATGGTTATCCCGCAGGTACGTGGGGGCCAGATGTGGCCGATGACTTAATTGAAGAACCACATTTAACCTGGCGGTATCCATGTAAAAACCTGGCCAATGATGGTAACTATTGTGAATTATAATGTTTATGATGCCGTAATTCTTTTGAATAGACATCAAATTGTGGAATCTCTAGAATCTTATATACCGTGAATCAACATAAGAATATACAAATATTTGACACTAAAAAAATGCTTGCTGGGTACTTTGGTGAGCTAATCAAGGAACGTGCATTGCATCATGAAAGGATCAATATTGCTCTCTCGGGCGGAAGTACGCCTAAAGCTATTTTTGATGAACTGGCAGAGAAATATGCCAGTGTAATAAGATGGGAACGGGTGTTTCTGTTCTGGGGAGACGAACGATGTGTGCCTCCTGATGATGCCCAGAGTAACTATAATATGACCAAAGAACACCTTTTGTCCAAAGTGCCTATTCCCAAAGAAAATGTTTTTAGGGTGAAAGGTGAAAAGGAGCCTTCGGTGGCTTGTATGGACTATGAAGAGGTGCTCAAAAAACAATTGACGTGGACAGAGGGGGTGCCGCAGTTTGATATGGTCTTGTTAGGCATGGGAGATGATGGACATACAGCTTCTATCTTTCCCCATGAAATAGGACTGTGGAACGCACAAGCTAATTGTGTGGTAGCAACGCATCCTCAGTCGGGCCAGAAACGTATTTCTTTAAGCGGAAAGGTTATTAATCACTCCAAAGAAGTGTTCTTTCTGGTAACAGGAGCTGGTAAAGCAGAAAAATTGGATGAAATCATTCATCAAAAAGAAGCGTGTACGAGTTACCCTGCTGCCTTGGTTGTAAATCCTGTATGGCTTTTGGATAAGGAAGCGGCAGCTAAGTTAACCTGAGTTATTCATCAATGCTCTACTATGGATTAAAATGGCTGCCAGGAAAGTTGCCGGCTAACTGGTTTCATATTTATATTTTCTTTTAATGGTCATATGTAACTCGCCTAGATTAATCATCTCTTTGTGTAAAATAATTCCTTTTGGTTCGTTTCAATTCACCATTTAAGATAAAATCAATAGTAGTACGATTATTTAAACTTTTACGCTTAAATTTGAGGCTCATTATTAAATTCATTATTTTCATGATGCGAATTCTATTTTTTACAATTATTTCATTTGTTTTTTCTGCAAACGTATTATTGGGTCAGGTAACCGATGTTTTTGGCAATCGTGTGCCAGCTAAAGAGGGTGCCAGTAATACCGGGGTTTCATCAAATCATAATCAAAAAGACGAACAAGGCTTAAAGCAAGGTTATTGGGAAAAGCGTTTTAGTAATGGAAAGCCAGCCTATACCGTCACGTTTAAAGATGATAGACCGGTGGGGAAAATGATTCGTTATTACTTGAATGGAAATAAGAAAATAGAGATAGATTATGATGAAAACCAATATGGCCCTGCCATATTATATGCTGAGAACGGTAAGATGACGGCAAAGGGTTTTTATAAGGGGACTAAAAAGGATAGCCTATGGCAGTTCTTCTCACCTGAAGGTATTTTGTATACCAATGAGTTGTATAAGGATGGTTTGAAAAATGGAATGACTACTCATTTTTTTAAGAAAGGTAACGTGGCTGAAGAAGTGGGTTGGAAAGATGGTGTGAAAGAAGGAATCTGGAAAAAGTACCATGAAAATGGACGTCTTAAGATGACTTCTTCTCATAAGAAAGGTAAGATTGATGGTGAATATGTCGTGTTCTATCCGGATGGAAAGCTAGAGGTTCAAGGTAAATTTGAAAACGGACTTGAGGAGGGAACCTGGGTGGTGTTTACGCATGCTGGTAATGTGGCCTATAAAATAAAATATAAGGAAGGTAAAACATTGAATGCTGCAGATTTTGATGAAAAACAACAGAAACTGTTTGAGGAGTTTGAAAAAAATAAAGGTAAATTGAAAGATCCCGAGGAGTTTAAGCATGATCCGGATAGTTATATGAGAGGTTTTTGACCTCATGATTGTATATTGAGGATGTGCTGGCATGTGCTGGTACCGACGCCAGAGGAGGGATGCTTGCAAAATAGGCTAACAAGGAAAAAATGAACAATGGAGAATTATTCAGTTTTTTGCATCTAAGAAAGGTTGCACATATCGTTTTGTTTTTATTTGTTGCTGTTTTTTCTGGGGAAGCGCAGAAGTATTTTATTTCTTTTTCGGATAAGAATAATAATGCATACTCCATCAATGCACCTGAAAAATTCTTGAGCCAGAAAGCTATTGATCGCCGGGCGAAACACCATGTGGTGATTACAGAACAGGATTTGCCGGTTACACCATCTTATTTGGATAGTGTGAGAAATATGGGGGTGCGCGTTCTTTGGGCATCAAAATGGTTAAATGGAGCTATTGTTGAAAGTGATCATCAATCTTTAATGGATACCATTACCTCTGTTTCCTTTGTTCAAGATGTCAAAATTATTTATTCACCAACATACGGAATTCTAACAAGCAAGTTTAAGGAGTCTCAAACGGCCCAGATTACTAGTTTAAAGAGTATGGGGACGTATGGCGCTGCTTGGGATCAGACGCAAACCTTAAACGGGCATTATTTGCACCAAAATGGTTTTGAAGGCCAGGGTATAGAGGTGGCTGTTATAGATAACGGATTTTTTAAGGTGAATACCCTGCCGCTCTTTTCTCATCTTTGGAATAATGGACAGATACTTTCTTGTCGTGATTTTGTTCATCCGGGAGGAGATATCTTTCAAAGTGATACGCATGGCACAATGGTACTGTCAGTGATGGGCGGGTACCTGAGAGACGAGTTTAAGGGGAGTGCGCCAGAAGCCAAGTATCACTTGTTGCGCACAGAAGATGGGGCTAGCGAGGCGCCTATTGAAGAATATAATTGGGTGGTGGCTGCTGAATATGCCGATAGTATTGGCGTAGATATTATCAATACATCTGTGGGCTATTATAATTTTATAGGCGATTACAGTAACTACTCCAGGCAGGACATGGATGGTCAGACTACGATCGTGGTTCAGGGAGCAGAAATCGCTTTTTCAAAGGGAATGATGGTGGTGTGTAGTGCCGGAAATGAAGGGAATAGCCAATGGGGTAGTATTATTTCTCCCTCCGATGGAGAACATATACTGGCAGTTGCAGCTATGGGTAGAGATAGTGTGCCGGCTTCCTTTAGTGGTTATGGACCATCGGCCGATGGCAGGGTGAAGCCTGATGTGAGTGCTATGGGACTGGGTGTTATTGGGCAGGGGGTAGATGGAGATATGGTATCCTTGAATGGAACTAGTTTTTCAACGCCTCTTATCTGTGGGTTTGCAGCTTGTTTGTGGCAGGCACACCCACAACTCAAGAATACAGAGCTGCTGACCTTGATCAGAGAAAGCTCCCATTTGTTTGACGATCCTGATGATGCAATGGGGTATGGAGTTCCTGATTTTAAAAAGGCCTTGGATATGAATAGGGCAGGTGAGCTGGGACATAGTATAGCTGTGTTTCCAAATCCATTTGATACTTACCTAAAAATAAAAAGTACTTTCACTTATGTAGATCATGTATCCATATATGATGTGGCAGGTAATAGGGTGTATCAACAAAAATCAATCGTGTTGCCATTTAAAGTGGACGGATTACAAAATTTGCCCTCGGGAATATATTTGATACAAGTAAAAGCACCGCACGCTACCTTTACAAGAAAAATAGTAAAAAAATAGCATATGTCTGAATCTTCAATTTCTCTCTTTGAGTTAAACCAGAAAATTAAGAAAACAATCCATTCATCTTTTGCAGACACTTATTGGGTTATTGCCGAAATAAGTGAGATACGAGAAGTGCGCAAAGGGCATTGTTATTTGGAGCTGATAGAAAAGGATGAAAGGACAGAGCAAATTATTGCCAAGTCAAGGGCTAACATATGGGCTTATACCTACCGGATGCTTAAGCCTTATTTTACTTCAGCTACCGGTCAGGAACTGGTTTCGGGTCTTAAGGTGATGGTTCGGGTGAGTATTGATTTTCAAGAGATTTATGGTTTTAGTTTAAATGTGCGGGATATCGATCCCACATATACCTTGGGTGATATGGCACAAAAGAAAAAGGCCATTCTCAATAAGTTGGGAGAAGAGGGAGTTATCCATATGAACAAGGAATTAGAGGTGCCTTTGGTGCCACAAAAAATAGCGGTCATCTCCTCATCAACAGCTGCAGGGTATGAGGATTTCTGTAATCAGCTCAACAATAATTCGGGTAATTACCAATTCTATGTGAAGCTTTTTTCGGCCGTCATGCAGGGAGAACAAACCGAGGCCTCGGTTATTGCTGCCCTTGATAGAATTTATGAATATGAGGATGTGTTTGATGTGGTTGTTATTATTCGTGGAGGAGGCTCAACATCCGATTTGATGTGCTTCGATAACTATTGGATCGCCTATAATATAGCTCAGTTTCCCTTACCTGTTTTTTCAGGAATAGGGCATGAGCGTGATGAAACAGTAGTTGACTTTGTGGCACATACGCGTCTGAAAACTCCTACTGCTGTTGCCGAACATCTCGTTGAGTTGGTGGGTGCATTTGAAGGTCGTCTTACAAGTCTGCAAGATGAAGTACTGGGACTAACCCACCAAATAATTAGTGATAGCAGGACCTCCTTAGAAATGGCTTATCATAAGTTTAAGCCGGTGGTGAACCATGCGCTCTTGGTTCAAAAGAATAAAATGGACGGACTGGTGCGTCAACTGGGTAATTCTTCGCAGCGATTTATTGAAAGTAAAAAAAATAGACTAGGTCAGGCGGTTCAAAACCTAAAGTCTTCAACGCAGGGCTCTATTCAGTATCGGCGTGGTGATTTAGATCACATTCCGGCGCA comes from the Saccharicrinis fermentans DSM 9555 = JCM 21142 genome and includes:
- a CDS encoding S8 family serine peptidase, which translates into the protein MNNGELFSFLHLRKVAHIVLFLFVAVFSGEAQKYFISFSDKNNNAYSINAPEKFLSQKAIDRRAKHHVVITEQDLPVTPSYLDSVRNMGVRVLWASKWLNGAIVESDHQSLMDTITSVSFVQDVKIIYSPTYGILTSKFKESQTAQITSLKSMGTYGAAWDQTQTLNGHYLHQNGFEGQGIEVAVIDNGFFKVNTLPLFSHLWNNGQILSCRDFVHPGGDIFQSDTHGTMVLSVMGGYLRDEFKGSAPEAKYHLLRTEDGASEAPIEEYNWVVAAEYADSIGVDIINTSVGYYNFIGDYSNYSRQDMDGQTTIVVQGAEIAFSKGMMVVCSAGNEGNSQWGSIISPSDGEHILAVAAMGRDSVPASFSGYGPSADGRVKPDVSAMGLGVIGQGVDGDMVSLNGTSFSTPLICGFAACLWQAHPQLKNTELLTLIRESSHLFDDPDDAMGYGVPDFKKALDMNRAGELGHSIAVFPNPFDTYLKIKSTFTYVDHVSIYDVAGNRVYQQKSIVLPFKVDGLQNLPSGIYLIQVKAPHATFTRKIVKK
- the zwf gene encoding glucose-6-phosphate dehydrogenase; protein product: MKKPQNHILVIFGASGDLTFRKLVPAVFDLFTQNVLPEHFAILGLGRTQLSDDDFRSKMKEGIEKFALNHKNMAQNDALDHFLQKLFYHGFNTKEEGDYGGLKDRLFELDGQLGTDENFIFYLATPPSMYTVIPCHLAKHGLSNEEKGFRRLIVEKPFGYDLETAKELNASLLNNFDEEQIYRIDHYLGKEIVQNLLVTRFSNAIYEPLWNRNYVSHVEITSSESIGVGNRGGYYEGSGALRDMVQNHLLLLAGLVGMEPPALIDSNSIRNEIVKVLQSLRPIKEEDVEKYVIRGQYVGSTVKGQKVNGYRDENGVDPESRTETYVAMKFFIDNMRWGGVPFYIRTGKMLPTRVTEVVIHFKPTPHHLFASNTSVLQQQNQLVIRIQPDEGLLLKFGMKVPGAGFNVQNVNMDFHYSDLADAYLPSAYERLLHDCMLGDSTLYSRGDAVEAAWAFVRPIQQAWKNNKDIKVHGYPAGTWGPDVADDLIEEPHLTWRYPCKNLANDGNYCEL
- the pgl gene encoding 6-phosphogluconolactonase, with product MNQHKNIQIFDTKKMLAGYFGELIKERALHHERINIALSGGSTPKAIFDELAEKYASVIRWERVFLFWGDERCVPPDDAQSNYNMTKEHLLSKVPIPKENVFRVKGEKEPSVACMDYEEVLKKQLTWTEGVPQFDMVLLGMGDDGHTASIFPHEIGLWNAQANCVVATHPQSGQKRISLSGKVINHSKEVFFLVTGAGKAEKLDEIIHQKEACTSYPAALVVNPVWLLDKEAAAKLT
- the xseA gene encoding exodeoxyribonuclease VII large subunit gives rise to the protein MSESSISLFELNQKIKKTIHSSFADTYWVIAEISEIREVRKGHCYLELIEKDERTEQIIAKSRANIWAYTYRMLKPYFTSATGQELVSGLKVMVRVSIDFQEIYGFSLNVRDIDPTYTLGDMAQKKKAILNKLGEEGVIHMNKELEVPLVPQKIAVISSSTAAGYEDFCNQLNNNSGNYQFYVKLFSAVMQGEQTEASVIAALDRIYEYEDVFDVVVIIRGGGSTSDLMCFDNYWIAYNIAQFPLPVFSGIGHERDETVVDFVAHTRLKTPTAVAEHLVELVGAFEGRLTSLQDEVLGLTHQIISDSRTSLEMAYHKFKPVVNHALLVQKNKMDGLVRQLGNSSQRFIESKKNRLGQAVQNLKSSTQGSIQYRRGDLDHIPAQLNSRINHFFQTKKSQLNLHEKTNNLLNPDNILKKGYSITYHNGKVLKDAKDLKSGDEISTRFDQGTVESIVRK
- the hydE gene encoding [FeFe] hydrogenase H-cluster radical SAM maturase HydE; translation: MTIQDILQKEELDTKDIATLLQTEGDEQKLLFAKAQEVQLEYVGRKVFYRGLVEFSNVCAKNCFYCGIRKDNKEVVRYHLEDKQVLEAARFAYENNYASIVLQAGERSDDFFVDRVDRLLKDIKVLSNGELGITVSLGEQSDQTYQRWFDSGAHRYLLRIESSNKVLYNQIHPDNDAHDFENRVRCLHSLKKIGYQTGTGVMVGLPWQTYDDLARDLLFMRDFDIDMCGMGPYIEHHQTPLFQNRAQLWPIETRFSVTLNMIAVLRILMKDINIAAATALQAIDPMGREKALRIGANVIMPNVTPTLHRKDYLLYENKPCADEGAEDCSNCLSMRIELADREVGYGEWGDSKHFMNRKD
- a CDS encoding toxin-antitoxin system YwqK family antitoxin; amino-acid sequence: MMRILFFTIISFVFSANVLLGQVTDVFGNRVPAKEGASNTGVSSNHNQKDEQGLKQGYWEKRFSNGKPAYTVTFKDDRPVGKMIRYYLNGNKKIEIDYDENQYGPAILYAENGKMTAKGFYKGTKKDSLWQFFSPEGILYTNELYKDGLKNGMTTHFFKKGNVAEEVGWKDGVKEGIWKKYHENGRLKMTSSHKKGKIDGEYVVFYPDGKLEVQGKFENGLEEGTWVVFTHAGNVAYKIKYKEGKTLNAADFDEKQQKLFEEFEKNKGKLKDPEEFKHDPDSYMRGF